The following proteins are encoded in a genomic region of Arachis stenosperma cultivar V10309 chromosome 4, arast.V10309.gnm1.PFL2, whole genome shotgun sequence:
- the LOC130973596 gene encoding endoribonuclease Dicer homolog 2: MEPIQMEIDDGSQLQALADPLPFARSYQLEALEKAIHENTIVFLETGSGKTLIAIMLLRSYAYILRKPSRHIAVFLVPKVVLVTQQAEAVKTHTDLKVGMYWGDMGVDYWDAATWKKEIDEHEVLVMTPAILLRSLRHSFLKLDMIKLLIMDECHHAKGRDPYACIMKEFYHRELNSGISDLPRIFGMTASPIKSKVGSSEYSLSVNIRDLMTLMDSKVYTCVSEDVIAKFIPISTPKFKFYMKNEIPYVLFEKLAVELNMLKQQYELSLKTSHFTTSVAETAHKRITKNFSSIMFCLDTLGVWLALKAAEFLSSHESESFKSGDIFVKEFNLDTVKLFKTYLSSGPQRFIGNNTKSDKDMGLMTSKVCCLVDTLLEYRGLSDMRCIVFVERVITAIVLQDLLNVLLPKYNSWKTKCIAGNNTGLHNQSRKMQNEIVEEFRMGKVNIIVATSILEEGLDVQSCNLVIRFDPCPTVCSFIQSRGRARMQNSDYILMVQRGDSVTYSRLEQYLASGDLMRKESLRHSSLPFDHFESDQFNEEVYRVESTKAIVTLSSSIELIHIFCSWLPSDGYFKPTPRWVKETGTLLLPKSCPIQTVCVEGDKKALKKIACLEACKQLHKIGALTDNLVPKIYVEEGEMQDFANEPFNEEQPSYMPCELVNHFSNTENTIYHCYLMELNSNFSDDISNVVVALRVELDREIGSKEFQMPYDQGSLCVKLRYTGTIDLSPNQVLLCKRFQVTILRLLLDHNMEKLRSADNLCSEGDPEIDYLLLPTHKQRLSVDWSSINSLYPSKFACGNHSLNVWTKNGRVCTCILRNSLVYTPHNDHFYITTDITCLNGNSHLNLRHGGITTYKKYFIQKHDIKLKFEQQRLLKARHLYHVKNYCHGHKQQEDTVSEASKSTVELPPELCYIVMSPVPISTIHSFSFVPSIMHRVESLLVASNLKKLHLDHCMQNVVSTSKVLEAITSKSCGESFHYESLETLGDSFLKYATSQHLFQTYPNHHEGLLTVKREKIISNAALCKFGCSCNLPGFIRNSRFDPQTWAVPGDKSVSLKLEELDSKGAKAFVSGKRKLRRKVIADVVEALIGAYLSTSGEEAALLFMNWVGIKVNFNFSPYERHYSIQPERLINVNFLESLLNYSFRDRHLLVEAFTHGSYMLPEIPRCYQRLEFLGDSVLDYLITRHLDNKYPGMSPGQLTDMRSASVSNDCYAWSAVKAGLHKHILHASQDLHKDIVVIVNEVAKFSSASPIVWELDISFPKVLGDIIESLAGAIFVDSEYNKEIVWQCIRPLLEPLVTPETLTMHPTRELSELCQKENYKIKKNRSRKDGVTSYLMEVQANGTTIYSYEYTGYADRKTAKRIVCREILKQMKKTQPK, encoded by the exons ATGGAACCGATCCAGATGGAAATTGATGATGGAAGCCAGCTTCAAGCTTTAGCTGATCCTCTTCCATTTGCTAGAAG TTATCAACTTGAAGCTCTGGAGAAAGCTATTCATGAAAACACTATAGTGTTCTTGGAGACTGGATCAGGAAAGACTCTCATTGCGATCATGCTGCTTCGCAGTTATGCTTATATTCTTCGTAAGCCTTCTCGGCACATTGCGGTGTTCTTGGTTCCAAAAGTTGTGTTGGTGACTCAA CAAGCTGAAGCTGTGAAAACGCACACTGATTTGAAAGTTGGAATGTACTGGGGAGATATGGGAGTTGACTACTGGGATGCTGCTACATGGAAAAAAGAAATAGATGAACATGAG GTGCTTGTCATGACTCCAGCTATATTACTCAGAAGCTTGAGGCACAGTTTTCTCAAACTTGACATGATTAAGCTTTTAATAATGGACGAGTGCCATCATGCTAAGGGTAGAGACCCTTATGCCTGCATAATGAAA GAGTTCTATCATAGAGAATTGAACTCTGGTATCTCTGACCTCCCTCGAATTTTTGGGATGACTGCATCTCCCATTAAGTCAAAAG TTGGAAGCTCTGAATACTCCCTCTCTGTAAATATCCGTGACCTAATGACACTAATGGACTCAAAG GTATACACATGCGTAAGTGAAGATGTCATTGCAAAGTTCATACCAATCTCAACTCCAAAGTTCAAGTTTTACATGAAAAATGAAATTCCATATGTgttatttgaaaaattagcaGTTGAACTCAATATGTTAAAACAGCAG TATGAACTCTCCTTGAAAACTTCACATTTCACAACATCAGTTGCTGAGACTGCACACAAGAGGATAACAAAGAATTTTTCTTCCATTATGTTTTGCTTGGATACACTTGGTGTTTGGTTGGCTTTAAAG GCTGCAGAGTTCTTATCTTCCCACGAAAGTGAATCATTTAAATCTGGGGATATATTTGTGaaagaatttaatttagataCTGTGAAGCTATTTAAGACATACTTATCATCTG GTCCTCAGCGGTTTATTGGTAATAACACTAAATCGGATAAGGATATGGGGCTGATGACCTCCAAAGTTTGTTGTCTTGTTGACACACTGCTTGAGTACAG GGGTTTGTCTGACATGCGATGCATAGTTTTTGTTGAACGAGTAATTACAGCTATTGTCCTCCAGGATCTATTGAATGTATTGCTTCCAAAATACAATAGCTGGAAGACGAAATGCATAGCAGGAAATAATACTGGTCTACATAATCAATCCAGAAAAATGCAAAATGAAATTGTGGAAGAGTTTCGTATGGGCAAG GTCAATATCATTGTTGCGACATCAATTCTTGAAGAGGGTTTAGATGTTCAAAGTTGCAATTTGGTTATCAGATTTGACCCCTGTCCCACTGTGTGCAGTTTCATACAGTCCCGTGGCCGTGCTAGAATGCAGAATTCAGACTACATATTAATGGTTCAACG TGGGGATTCAGTCACATATTCTCGGCTAGAGCAATACCTTGCTAGTGGAGATCTTATGAGGAAGGAGTCACTGCGTCATTCTTCCCTTCCATTTGATCATTTTGAAAGTGATCAATTCAATGAGGAAGTTTATCGAGTTGAAAGCACTAAAGCCATTGTGACTCTGAGTTCTAGCATTGAGCTGATACATATATTTTGCTCTTGGCTCCCTTCAGACGG gtACTTTAAACCCACTCCAAGGTGGGTAAAAGAAACAGGAACATTGCTTCTTCCGAAAAGTTGTCCTATACAAACTGTTTGTGTAGAAGGTGACAAGAAAGCCTTGAAGAAAATTGCTTGCCTTGAAGCATGCAAGCAACTTCATAAGATTGGAGCTTTGACAGATAATCTTGTTCCCAAAATTTATGTTGAAGAAGGGGAGATGCAAGACTTTG CGAATGAACCTTTCAATGAGGAGCAACCAAGTTATATGCCGTGCGAATTGGTGAACCACTTCTCTAATACGGAGAATACAATATATCATTGCTATCTaatggagttaaactccaattTTAGTGATGATATATCTAATGTTGTGGTTGCCTTGAGAGTGGAGCTTGATCGAGAAATTGGAAGCAAGGAATTCCAAATGCCTTATGACCAAGGTAGTTTGTGTGTAAAGTTGAGATACACAGGAACCATCGATCTTTCTCCAAATCag GTTCTTTTATGCAAGAGATTCCAGGTGACAATTCTTCGACTGCTCCTGGATCATAATATGGAGAAGCTGAGATCTGCAGACAACCTATGTTCAGAAGGCGATCCGGAGATTGATTATCTCTTGCTTCCAACCCATAAGCAAAGACTTTCTGTCGATTGGTCCTCGATCAATTCTTTGTATCCGTCAAAATTTGCTTGTGGAAATCATTCTCTCAATGTATGGACAAAGAACGGCCGTGTTTGCACCTGCATACTAAGGAACTCTTTGGTTTATACTCCTCATAATGATCATTTTTATATCACAACTGATATAACGTGCTTGAATGGAAACTCGCATTTGAACCTAAGGCATGGTGGAATTACCACATACAAGAAGTACTTTATACAAAA GCATGACATTAAGTTGAAGTTTGAACAACAAAGACTGCTTAAAGCAAGGCATCTCTATCAtgttaaaaattattgtcaTGGACACAAACAACAGGAGGACACAG TTTCTGAAGCAAGCAAGAGCACAGTTGAATTACCTCCTGAACTGTGCTATATAGTCATGTCGCCAGTGCCTATTAGTACCATTCATTCCTTCTCATTTGTTCCATCCATTATGCATCGAGTTGAGTCATTGCTTGTAGCTTCTAACTTGAAGAAGCTGCATTTGGATCATTGCATGCAAAATGTGGTTTCAACTAGCAAG GTCTTGGAAGCAATTACTTCAAAAAGTTGCGGGGAGAGCTTTCACTACGAATCTCTAGAGACTCTTGGAGATTCTTTCTTAAAATATGCAACTAGTCAGCacctttttcaaacatatccaAATCACCATGAAGGTCTTCTTACTGTGAAGAGGGAAAAGATAATTTCTAATGCTGCCCTATGTAAGTTTGGGTGCAGTTGTAACCTTCCg GGCTTCATACGAAATTCACGTTTTGACCCACAAACTTGGGCTGTTCCCGGTGATAAATCAGTGAGTTTAAAACTAGAAGAGTTGGATTCCAAAGGGGCAAAAGCTTTTGTTAGTGGAAAAAGAAAGTTAAGACGGAAGGTTATTGCTGATGTTGTTGAGGCACTAATTGGTGCCTACCTTAGCACCAGTGGTGAAGAGGCCGCACTGTTGTTTATGAACTGGGTTGGCATCAAAGTGAACTTTAATTTTTCACCCTATGAGAGGCACTATAGCATTCAACCAGAGAGGCTGATAAATGTGAACTTTCTAGAATCTCTCTTAAACTACTCCTTCCGTGACCGTCATCTTCTAGTGGAGGCTTTCACCCATGGTTCTTACATGCTGCCCGAAATTCCAAGATGTTATCAG CGACTCGAATTTCTTGGGGACTCAGTATTGGATTATCTCATTACGAGGCATTTGGACAATAAATATCCTGGAATGTCACCTGGCCAGTTAACTGACATGAGATCAGCGTCTGTGAGTAACGACTGTTACGCATGGTCTGCAGTTAAGGCCGGATTGCACAAACACATTCTACATGCTTCACAAGATCTTCATAAGGATATTGTAGTCATAGTTAATGAAGTTGCAAAGTTTTCTTCAGCATCACCTATTGTATGGGAGTTAGACATATCATTTCCCAAG GTACTTGGAGACATCATTGAGTCTTTGGCCGGAGCGATTTTCGTTGATT